The segment GTGAAGGGTTCATCGGTTCGATCGTGATCGGTTTGTTGGCCGGCTGGCTCGGCGGCAAGATCATGCGCGGCGGCGGCTTCGGCCTGATCGGCAACCTCATCGTGGGCGTCATCGGCGCCGTCATCGG is part of the Betaproteobacteria bacterium genome and harbors:
- a CDS encoding GlsB/YeaQ/YmgE family stress response membrane protein, which translates into the protein MGEGFIGSIVIGLLAGWLGGKIMRGGGFGLIGNLIVGVIGAVIG